The genomic stretch CAACCTAAGGCTGTTTTGTGAGCTTTTAATACTTCAATCAACTTTGTCTCTTCTTCCATGTTCAAAGAGGAGTTTATGATCACTGGCAGGGTCTCTACTTCTCCAAGGAACACGTATGTGAGGTGAGGGGGAAGAGGCTTTAACTCTTGTTTTGGCTTCTCCTTTTCCTTGTCTTCAATGGAGATTTCTATCACTCCCTCTTTTTATTCCTCCTGGTTGTCATCTTCCAGTAGCTCCCCCTCCACTTCTTTTTCCTGTTGCTCATGACAATTGGCTTCTAATATTTCTTCTACCAATCCTTCTATACTATCCACTCTCATGCAGTTCTCTTGCTCAGGGGGATGTTgcattgatttgaaaacattgatGACCGTTTGCTTATTGTGCACCCTGAAGATCAtttctcccttttccacatcgataatagctcttgctgtggctagaaacGGTCTTCCCAAGATAATTGAGTTGTTGCCTTCCTCTTCTGTATCCAAGATAAATTCTCCAACTTTAACTAATAGATTTTCCATAACTCCATTGGGtgtcttgattgatctgtcAGCCATCACAGTGACATCTTGGTAGGtttgatttcttctatggcaagctttcTCATCATTAAGAAGGGCATCAAATTGATACTAGCACCTAGATCACAGAGAGCTTTTTCTAATGTCATCTTGCCTATGGTGCATGAAaccataaagcttcctggatctttgAGCTTTGGTGGGATACCCCTTTGCATTAcagcactgcattcttcagtgagcgTAATGGTCTCCTTCTCATACGAACTTCTCTTTTTGTTAATGAGCTCCTTCATGAACTTtgcatatagaggcatttgctctaatgcTTCAGCCAAGGGGATATGaatctccaacttcttgaagACATTAAGGAATTTGGGGAAGTGCTGATCCTTGATCTCCTTGTTGAATCTTTGAGGGTATGGTAAAGGAGGTGTGGAAGTCTTTTCCAACTGCTTCTGTCTTTGAGATGGTTCCTCCATTACTTTCTTCCCTTTCCTTGATTCTTGTAGTTGCTCATCTTTCTCTTTAGGCTTCTcttgagcttgcttgcttgcTGTCACCTCTTCTTTGTTGCCGGCCTCATTTTTCTCAGCTGGCTTTTTGTCATTCTCCATGGGTTTCTTGTTAGCTTCTCTGTCATTCACCAAAATttttccactccttagttgtataaccttgcattcttccttggGATTTGGAATGGTATCACTTGGGAGTGAGCTTGTTGGCCTTTCAATCACAGCTTGCTTGGACAATTGTCCAATTTGCCTTTCTAAGTTTCTCATTGAACCTTCATGATTTTTGCTTGTTAATTCCTGCTGCTTCATCATCTTTTCCATCAGTATCTCTAGGTTTGAGATCCTTTGAGTATCTTGTGGTACCTGTGGCTGATTGTGAGATGTTGAGGGTGAATGATAATTATTTTGGTTAGTGGCTGGGTTATTAGGTGGATAATAGCTGGAATTGGGGTGattgttttggggttttctaTATGGATTGTGGTTAGTGTTCTGCTGGTTGTGGTTCTGGTTgtttttttagttgttttggcTTGAATTTCTTTTCCATGGCTGCTGGTTTTGATTGTGATTATCTCCCCATCTGAGATTTAGATGGTTCTTCCAGgatggattgtaggtgtcaccataaacttcatttTGTCCTGCTCCTTGGTTATGCATATAGTTTACTTGTTCCTGCTGCTGATCTTCAGAAGTTTCTTCACTTTGTCCCCACCCAGTTAGTGGTTGGCTTATGACATTCACTGATGCAACTTGCAGGCTATCAAtcctcttagccatttgctcaaattgttgctgaATTTTCTGGTGCATCACCTTGTTGTGAGCTAGAATAGTGTCCACTCCCTCCAACTTCAGTACACCCTTTTTCTGTGTTGGTTGGCATtgcctttgatgagcaaagaaatattgattattttccaccatatcaatgagattTTGGGCCTCCTCTGCTGTCTTCGTCAATTATAAAGAACCTCCTACTAAGTGATCTAGTGCTTCTTAAGCTTTCAAGGTCAAGCCTTCATAAAAATTCTGAAGTATgtcccattcattgaacatttcaaggggacactttttgatcaaggtcttgtatctctcccaagcctCATAGAATGATTCTCCATCCATCTGAGTGAATATTTGGACCTCTGTTTTGAGTCTAATGATCCTTTGAGGAGgatagaacttggctaagaacaTGTTTACTAGATCttcccaattgttgatgctATCTCTTAGAAATGACTCCAACCATTGACTAACTTTGTCTCTGAGGGAAAAGGGAAATAACAACAGCTTGTAAATGTCAGGATACactccattggttttgacagtgccACAAATCCTCAGAAaagtggataagtgttggtttggatcttcaagtgGCCCTCCTCCATAGGAACAATTGTTTTGTACCAaggtgatgagttgtggcttcaattcaaagttgtttgcattaaCATTTGGGGTAaggatgctactcccacaatgccttgGATTAGCAAAGGTGTAGGAAGCCAAGACTCTCTTCTGAGGTTGACCATTGTTGTTGGCTACTCCTACTGGTGGATTTGTTGGATTTTCCTCCATTTCTTGGTATTCTTCCTCAGATGCTTCTACACCAACAACACTTTTTCCTCTTGCTTCTCTTCTTAATCTCCTGAGAGTTCTTTTGTCAGTCTCACAGAGGGTAGGGGTTTCCCTCTTTGACTCTGTCATACAAATAAAACACAAGAAACACAGAAAACCAGAAAATAAGAGCAACTCACTCTACTGCTAGAGTGAGGTTAAGGttagcaaaaattcaaacagttagtgcgCTTGTTAAAAATCAAgataataaagaaaaacaaagagaaagtgcttaatctagaccgccaccttacttaatcattgtcaatctagtcaatccccggcaacggcggcAAAAACTTGAAGGGTAGCAAAATGATTccacacaaaactcaccggcaagtgtactgggtcgcatcaagtagtaattactcacatgagtgaggttgatcccacagggattgatggattgagcaattttagttagatGGTTGATTTAGTTAAGCAAATAGTTGATGATTTGAGTGAGTTGTaattaacagaagctaaattgcatgaaagtaaagggagagggagaaTCGGCAGTAAATTAACGAGCAGGAGAAGTAAAAGAGctaaatcttaaagtgcaagtaatgtaaatgactgaaacttagattgcaagaaatgtaaatggctgaagcttaaagtgcaagaaatgtaaactACTAAATCTAAATTGCTGTGAAACTTAAATTTCTGAAAGATTAAAGGGATTTGGGGAGTTAGGATTCAAAATAAAGCAAGAAGATGTAAAGAGAAATCAAGCAGAGAAGTAGAAGATGAAGTAAGTGCAACAGATctaaacagaaatggaaaattgcttgAAAAACAAGACAGAAAGAAACTTAGCTTATTTGTGAAATCCAAAAGTGAAATTGAAGATCTCGGGAGATCAATGAGACTAATAGCTagatctagatctcaattccttccttgatcaaacAAAAAATGAATTTCAGAAGAAATATAGATGAAAGCAGTGAATAAAACTCAGATCCaattcttcaatgatcataatTGTGCAGAAGAGGACAAAGATGAATTTCAGATCAAGCATTGAAACAAAATTCCTTCAATCtaaatccaaaattcaaaatagaaaGTAAAAGTTACAGAAGCAAGaacaatgaaaaagaaaactccGATCTCAATCCCAGTTTCCCAAATTTAAGTGAAAATTAAAATGAGCTAAAAGTAAAactaaaaatgaaaagaaggtcctctctaaatcaaactaactcctatttatacactttctaaattttAACTTTCAGACTTTGGAGTGGGCTTTTCAAATTGGTGAAGAATTGGATCCAAGGTGGCATTTAATTGAAATTGGACTCATGGGACACCTTCCAGGGGAGCGCTTAGTTAAAAGAGAAAGCGCAGCGCTCCTTTTCCCTTGTGTGCTTCCAATTTGTCTGTTGCCCAAGCCCATTGGATGCAGCAAAGTAGCGCTCAGTCAACTAACACAACGCAGTGCCTTTGATTTAGAATGGGCTCCCACTTCGCGTCTTGTTTCTCTCATTTTGGAGCCAATTTTCCTTGTGCCAAGCAATGCAAAGTAGAGCTCAATGAGAGAACTTCATGCAACGCCCCTTTGTTGTGGAGAAATCTCCGTTGTTCGAGCCTTGGTGAAGTGAATTTGGTGCACATTTCTTTTGGTAGAGTGGTGCTCAGTGAAGGAATTGAACGCAGCGCCATTTCTTTCATGCGCTAGGTGCATGGTTCGAATCCTGGCCATTTCATTTTGGCCAATTTCCTTGCTTGTAGCGTTTCTTCTATGTTCTTATGTGCTTGGTTTCGAAACTTGATGGCTTCACTCCTTGTTGTTGCGCCTCGTTTTTCTTTGCTAAGCCCCACGATAAAGTTAAGTAAGTTAACTGAGCGCTATGAGTTTTGCCTTGTGAATATTGGTTCTTTTGAGCGCTTCGTTTGATTAACCAATGCAGCGCCATGCCCTTTGTTCCCTTGGCTTTGGTATGCCCCTCTCTAGCGCTCAAATAGAGAGCGCTACGCTCAATTAGTGAGTGTTATGCCTTGCTTTGGTTGATGCGCCACGCTTTTGTTTTCTTAGGCCACACTttccttgtttctttcttttcttcacctacaagaaattaaaacaaccaatcaaagcatcaccaaattcacaaggtttataaatcattcaAAAACCAACTAATTCTAGCTTAAACCTCATTATTTAGTGTCAAATAAAGgatggttgattgattcaacaaaaccatgaaaatccactccaaattacttacttacaatgcaagaaagtgcataaaacctactGAAACTAGTGAAAAATGCTAGAAAAGCTAgtataagatgacttgtcattaATCATCTCAGCtcgttctttcttttttttcttttcttttctgttctctgcTCCCCTATGGCAGAAGTTCTTTAgatatttttaatcttttgcTCTTTGATCTCCTGTGACAAAGGTTCTTTAgtatttttctttccttttcttctcttcttattttcttttctttcctttcattCCATAATATAATTTATCATCGCATTATTTTCTCTCCTTTCCATATGTATCTTATGGAAAAGAATTATAAAGTACTTTAATTAAGTCTGCGTTCTCTAAAGCTTTTAAGATCACTCGGATTGCTCTTCTCTTACTTatgataatattaataatatctttattagataatattcttaataaaataataataacaatgatatatataagatattttaaataataaataatatatatatatatatatatatatatatcttttcttAAAACTTAGTTTATAAAACCTTAGTTTTTAAAGTcttattaattactttttaaaCCACGAACTTTTTAATAATCTAGTTTTAAccttaatattttataaaattatatttgaaatcctcacttatttttatatttataaaaataacacTGAACTTTTATAAAATACTCATTTTACCCCtgtaatttatttaattacaaattttacctcgattatatacaaatacaatgttgcccttcaaaaataaagtttaaatattAATCTTCCTCTTATACAAAAACTGAAACCCTTAGCCCTTCCCTTTCAAAATATTACTTGTATTTTAATCCCTTTTCGAATCTTTCGGTTACCAGTTTTTCTcaacttttaatttaatctttcaACTACCAAATCtcattaattttcttaaaataccATATCACAATAGTCCCAAAATCATTAAAACaatcataaaaattattataaagttaCCAAATCCTACCTCCGTAAGAAATCAAAATAATGGAAACCCTGGAGAAGCTTTCTGATTGGGCTGTTGAAGAAGAAAACCTTAGAAATCGTCTGTGCCTCCTAGaacactggtggacgaaattgtgatccatgttctaattattttgagatgaaggcttctaaggggcagcagctgatttcacaactccgttcaactaaccagcaagtgtactgggtcgtccaagtaataaaccttacgtgagtaagggtcgaatccacagagattgttggtatgaagaaagctatggtcaccttgtaaatctcatttaggcagattaaagggtaattgtgattattggaataaaataggaaataaataataaaaaggatagaaatacttatgtagattcattggtgagaatttcagataagtgtatggaggtgctgtaagGCTCACGGACGTCtgccttcccactgcttctactcaatccttcttactcctttccatggcaagctgtgtataggggttcaccatcagcggtggctactttcaatcctctcgggaaaataatcctatgcggttgtcagtcgcacggctaatcgtctggaggcatcacccatggttgatggctacatcccatcctcgcagtgaaaactaatgctcacgcactctgtcacagtacggctaatcactggttggttcccgcgcctactggaatagaatcccttgattcttttgcgtctgtcactaacgcccagcacttgcaagtttgaagcacgtcacagtcattcattaccggaatcctactcggaataccacagacaaggtgagactttccggattcccaggatcctactcggaataccacagacaaggtgagactttccggatcctcataaatgccgccatctatctagcttataccacgaagattctgttggagaatctaagagatacacattcaagctctgttgcatgtagaacggaagtggttgtcaatcacgcgcgttcatgagtgagaataataatgagggttatttactcatcacattcatcatgttcttgggtgcgaatgaatatcttggaataagaataagagagatttgaataaaagaaaatagaacttcattaatacttgaggtacagcagagctccacacccttaatctatggtgtgcagaaactccaccgttgaaaatacataagtgaaagaggttcaggcatggccgaatggccagccctctccatgatcaagtgaccgagtattcaaagagattaaactgtcaaaagatgtctaatacaatagataaatgtcctatatatactagactagctactagggtttacatgagtaagtaaataatgcataaatccacttccggggcccacttggtgtgtgcttgggctgagcttgatcaatccacgagctgaggcttctcttggagttgaactttgagttatgacgtgttttgggcgttcaactccggatcatgacgtttttctggcgtttaactccagacagcagcatgaacttggcgttcaacgccaagttacgtcgtcattcttcgaataaagtatggactattatatattgctggaaagccctggatgtctactttccaacgccgttgagagcgcgccatttagagttctgtagctccagaaaatccatttcgagtgcagggaggtcagattccaacagcatcagcagtccttttatcagcctttttcagagttttgctcaagtccctcaatttcggtcagaatttacctgaaatcacagaaaaacacacaaactcatagtaaagtccagaaatgtgaatttaacataaaaattaaggaaaacatccctaaaagtagcttgaacttactaaaaactacctaaaaacaatgccaaaaagcgtataaattatccgctcatcacaacaccaaacttaaattgttgcttgtccccaagcaactgaaaatcaaataggataaaaagaagagaatatactataaattcagaaatatcaatgaatattaattataattaaatgagtgggacttgtagctttttgctcctgaacagttttggcatctcactttttcctttgtagtttagagggattggcgtctctggagaacttagaatttgggatagtgttattgactttcctagttaagcatgttgattcttgaacacagctacttatgagtcttggccgtggccctaagcactttgttttccagtattaccaccggatacataaatgccacagacacataactgggtgaaccttttcagattgtgacttagctttgctaaagtccccagttagtggtatccagagctcttaagcacactcttttgccttggatcacgactttaaccactcagtctcaagcttttcacttggaccttcatgacacaagcacatggttagggacagcttgatttagccgcttaggtctggatttaatttccttgggccctcttatccattgatgctcaaagccttggatcctttttacccttgccttttggttttaagggctattggctttttctactgctccttctttttctatatactctttttagccattttttttttcactgctttttcttgcttcaagaatcaatttcatgaatttttcagatcatcaataacatttctctttgttcatcattctttcaagaaccaacaattttaacactcataaacaacaatatccaaagacatatgcactgttcaatcattcattcagaaaacaaaaagtattgtcaccacatcaatataattaaattaaattcaataataaattcgaaatctatgtacttcttgttcttttgaattaaaacatttttcatttaagagaggtgaaggattaatggaacttattcatagctttaaggcatggttacacactaatgatcatggaataaagacacaaaacatagataaacataataattaaaaaccaaaaacagaaagaaataaaaaacaaggaaagaatccacctgagtgagagtggcgcctttttgaagaaccaatggtgctctttgagctcctctatgtctcttccttgcttctgttgaatgattcctagtaatttttgtgttcctccccttagttgcttccaatatttgtgtggaggacgacttatcccctgaggtatctcagggatctcttgatttgcagccacatgttctaccactgagctatgacggcttatatttagtctttccatctcccatgactcagaggtggaagctttttgtcttccctttgaggtttctctggctttaggtgccattaatggtaa from Arachis stenosperma cultivar V10309 chromosome 9, arast.V10309.gnm1.PFL2, whole genome shotgun sequence encodes the following:
- the LOC130949826 gene encoding uncharacterized protein LOC130949826, yielding MEKMMKQQELTSKNHEGSMRNLERQIGQLSKQAVIERPTSSLPSDTIPNPKEECKVIQLRSGKILVNDREANKKPMENDKKPAEKNEAGNKEEVTASKQAQEKPKEKDEQLQESRKGKKVMEEPSQRQKQLEKTSTPPLPYPQRFNKEIKDQHFPKFLNVFKKLEIHIPLAEALEQMPLYAKFMKELINKKRSSYEKETITLTEECSAVMQRGIPPKLKDPGSFMVSCTIGKMTLEKALCDLGASINLMPFLMMRKLAIEEIKPTKMSL